One genomic segment of Lysobacter sp. 5GHs7-4 includes these proteins:
- the ribD gene encoding bifunctional diaminohydroxyphosphoribosylaminopyrimidine deaminase/5-amino-6-(5-phosphoribosylamino)uracil reductase RibD, producing MTTEFSTTDHAHMARALRLAELGAYTTKPNPMVGCVIAHGDEAVGEGWHQRAGEPHAEVHALNAAGERARGATAYVTLEPCAHTGRTGPCSQALIAAGVTRVVAAMRDPFPQVDGAGFAQLQAAGVAVSSGLMEAQARTLNRGFLSRIERGRPWLRVKLATSIDGRSALASGESKWISGEASRLDVQRWRARAGAIVTGAGTVLADDPSLTVRLGDDTAFVAPLRVVLDPGLATVARGRVREGDAPTLYLHAPDAKPPRELSAQHAAVAVREGRFDLPAVLKLLADRGVNEIQLEAGATLAGAFLAEGLVDEVLLYVAPVLLGANARPLFDGLQIEAMTQKLRLNIVESRRIGDDVRLLLRPDATA from the coding sequence ATGACGACCGAGTTCAGCACCACCGACCACGCCCACATGGCCCGCGCGCTGCGCCTGGCCGAGCTGGGCGCCTACACCACCAAGCCCAACCCCATGGTCGGATGCGTGATCGCGCACGGCGACGAAGCGGTGGGCGAGGGCTGGCATCAGCGCGCCGGCGAGCCGCATGCGGAAGTGCATGCCTTGAACGCCGCCGGCGAACGCGCGCGCGGCGCGACCGCCTACGTGACGCTGGAGCCCTGCGCGCACACCGGCCGCACCGGCCCCTGCAGCCAGGCGCTGATCGCGGCGGGCGTGACCCGCGTGGTTGCGGCGATGCGCGATCCGTTCCCTCAGGTCGACGGCGCCGGTTTCGCGCAGTTGCAGGCGGCCGGCGTCGCCGTGTCCAGCGGCCTGATGGAGGCGCAGGCGCGCACGCTCAACCGCGGGTTCCTGTCGCGTATCGAACGTGGCCGGCCGTGGCTGCGGGTCAAGCTGGCGACCAGCATCGACGGCCGCAGCGCGCTGGCCAGCGGCGAGTCCAAGTGGATCAGCGGCGAGGCCTCGCGCCTGGACGTGCAGCGCTGGCGCGCGCGCGCCGGCGCCATCGTCACCGGCGCCGGCACCGTGCTGGCCGACGATCCCTCGCTGACGGTGCGCCTGGGCGACGACACCGCCTTCGTCGCGCCCCTGCGCGTGGTGCTGGACCCGGGCCTGGCCACGGTCGCGCGCGGACGCGTGCGCGAGGGCGATGCGCCCACGCTGTACCTGCACGCGCCCGACGCCAAACCGCCGCGCGAGCTCAGCGCCCAGCATGCAGCGGTGGCGGTGCGCGAGGGCCGCTTCGATCTGCCGGCGGTGTTGAAGCTGCTGGCCGACCGCGGCGTCAACGAAATCCAGCTGGAAGCCGGCGCCACCTTGGCCGGTGCGTTCCTGGCCGAAGGCCTGGTCGACGAGGTACTGCTGTACGTCGCGCCGGTGTTGTTGGGCGCGAACGCGCGGCCCTTGTTCGACGGCCTGCAGATCGAAGCGATGACGCAGAAGCTGCGCCTGAATATCGTCGAGTCGCGTCGCATCGGCGACGACGTGCGCCTGCTGCTGCGGCCCGACGCGACGGCGTGA
- a CDS encoding class I SAM-dependent methyltransferase, with translation MSDTPFKDHFSAVAGTYAAARPEYPDALFDALAAVAPPTSRVWEPGCGSGQATRGLAARFAWVHASDPSAQQIAEHWAQAQDPRVELAVEPGERCALADASVQLVAVAQALHWFDRAAFFAECERVLAPGGVLAAWGYQDFLAPEGMLEPVAAFRAQIEAYWPPERAQIDAAYAGYAWPFPALPAPTLWLEAEWSLPRFLGYLASMSATARCRAATGDDPVARHAPALAAAWGEAGDLRTIQWPLFLHLRRRA, from the coding sequence ATGAGCGACACGCCGTTCAAAGACCATTTCTCCGCGGTCGCCGGCACCTACGCGGCAGCGCGGCCCGAGTACCCCGATGCGCTGTTCGATGCGCTCGCCGCGGTCGCGCCGCCGACCTCGCGGGTGTGGGAGCCGGGTTGCGGCAGCGGCCAGGCCACGCGCGGGCTCGCCGCGCGTTTCGCCTGGGTCCACGCCAGCGATCCCAGCGCGCAGCAGATCGCCGAGCATTGGGCGCAGGCGCAAGACCCGCGCGTCGAGCTGGCGGTAGAACCTGGCGAGCGCTGCGCGCTGGCCGACGCCAGCGTGCAATTGGTCGCCGTCGCGCAGGCCTTGCACTGGTTCGACCGCGCGGCGTTCTTCGCCGAATGCGAGCGCGTGCTAGCGCCGGGCGGCGTGCTCGCGGCCTGGGGTTATCAGGACTTCCTGGCCCCGGAGGGCATGCTGGAGCCGGTGGCCGCGTTCCGGGCCCAGATCGAGGCCTATTGGCCGCCGGAACGGGCTCAGATCGACGCTGCCTACGCCGGTTACGCCTGGCCGTTTCCGGCCCTGCCGGCGCCGACGCTGTGGCTGGAGGCCGAATGGAGCCTGCCGCGGTTCCTGGGTTATCTGGCCAGCATGTCGGCGACCGCGCGCTGCCGCGCCGCGACCGGCGACGACCCGGTCGCGCGGCATGCCCCGGCGCTGGCCGCGGCCTGGGGCGAGGCGGGGGACCTGCGGACGATCCAGTGGCCGCTGTTTTTGCATTTGCGGCGTAGGGCCTAA